In Deinococcus puniceus, one genomic interval encodes:
- a CDS encoding GH1 family beta-glucosidase gives MSDLPAGFVWGAATAAYQIEGAVAEGGRGASVWDTFSHTAGRIKNGDTGDVACDHFHRYKEDVALMKELGLTAYRFSIAWPRVQPEGRGRTNAAGLAFYDALTDELLNAGIQPWPTLFHWDLPQALEDDGGWLNRDTAHRFEDYAFAVGEQLADRAAGFMTLNEPFVVMALGYMLGIHAPGHQLGLAGGFASAHHQLLAHGMAVRALREAGARQVGIANNYAPAWPATDRDADHEAAAQLDALHNHLFTDPLLRGQYPAAVLDLVSTHAPEALNLIQSGDLATIAAPLDFLGVNYYQPDHVTADPQSPFGAKVEGVPGRERTHFGWSVVPEALTQTLTDLKARYGDDCPPIYVTESGCSQPDVLIDGRVRDEARSRYHEAHLEAVAAAIARGADVRGYFAWSLMDNFEWAEGYSQRFGLVYVDFETQERTPKDSFHWLKRRIGG, from the coding sequence ATGAGCGATCTTCCGGCGGGATTCGTGTGGGGAGCAGCGACGGCGGCCTATCAGATCGAGGGAGCGGTGGCAGAGGGCGGACGCGGCGCAAGCGTCTGGGACACCTTTTCCCATACGGCGGGCCGGATCAAGAACGGCGACACGGGCGACGTGGCCTGCGACCATTTCCACCGCTACAAGGAGGACGTGGCGCTGATGAAGGAACTGGGCCTCACGGCCTACCGCTTCAGCATCGCTTGGCCCAGAGTGCAGCCCGAAGGCCGGGGGCGCACCAACGCGGCGGGACTGGCCTTTTACGACGCCCTCACCGACGAACTCCTGAACGCGGGCATTCAGCCTTGGCCCACGCTGTTTCACTGGGATTTGCCGCAAGCCCTGGAAGACGACGGCGGCTGGCTGAACCGCGACACCGCCCACCGCTTCGAGGACTACGCCTTTGCGGTGGGCGAACAACTGGCAGACCGCGCCGCCGGATTCATGACCCTGAACGAACCCTTCGTGGTGATGGCGCTGGGCTACATGCTGGGCATTCACGCGCCGGGGCATCAATTGGGGCTGGCGGGCGGCTTCGCTTCGGCGCACCATCAGTTGCTGGCACACGGCATGGCGGTGCGGGCCTTGCGGGAAGCCGGGGCGCGGCAGGTGGGCATCGCCAACAACTACGCCCCCGCGTGGCCCGCCACCGACCGCGACGCCGATCATGAGGCGGCGGCGCAACTGGACGCGCTGCACAATCACCTGTTTACCGATCCCCTCCTGCGCGGTCAGTACCCGGCGGCAGTGCTGGACTTGGTGAGTACCCACGCGCCGGAGGCCCTGAACCTGATTCAGTCCGGCGACCTCGCCACCATCGCCGCGCCACTGGACTTTTTGGGCGTCAATTATTATCAGCCTGACCACGTGACCGCCGACCCGCAGTCGCCCTTTGGGGCCAAAGTGGAAGGCGTGCCGGGCCGAGAGCGCACCCATTTCGGCTGGTCAGTGGTGCCCGAAGCCCTGACACAAACGCTGACCGACCTGAAAGCCCGCTACGGCGACGACTGCCCGCCGATTTACGTGACCGAAAGCGGCTGTTCTCAGCCCGATGTCTTGATAGATGGCCGTGTGCGCGACGAGGCCCGCAGCCGCTACCACGAGGCGCATCTGGAGGCCGTTGCCGCCGCCATTGCGCGTGGAGCCGACGTGCGCGGCTACTTCGCGTGGAGCCTGATGGACAACTTCGAATGGGCCGAAGGATATTCGCAACGCTTCGGGCTGGTGTACGTGGATTTCGAGACGCAGGAGCGCACGCCCAAAGACAGCTTTCACTGGCTGAAACGGCGAATCGGGGGGTGA
- the phoU gene encoding phosphate signaling complex protein PhoU: MREALESDLRAVLNGALNMLGTVERMLPIAADILLHERTERLEEIRALDREVDAQEAQIEAECLRIIALHQPVARDLRMVALILKSLSDIERMGDYTVHVAKDGSELAQAPALKRYVNLARMLERLGEMSQNLRTALADRDVTRAEATIGMDDEVDDLYEQIQRELVTYMLEDPRNISKALMLMRVGRSLERVGDHMENIAERVRYWVTGQREA, encoded by the coding sequence ATGCGTGAAGCCCTCGAATCCGACCTCCGTGCCGTGCTGAACGGCGCACTGAATATGCTGGGCACTGTGGAGCGCATGTTGCCCATCGCCGCCGACATCCTGCTGCACGAGCGCACCGAGCGCTTAGAGGAAATTCGCGCCCTAGACCGTGAGGTGGACGCGCAGGAAGCCCAAATCGAGGCCGAATGCCTGCGGATTATCGCCCTGCATCAGCCGGTAGCCCGCGACCTGCGGATGGTGGCGCTGATCCTGAAGAGCCTGAGTGACATCGAGCGCATGGGCGATTACACCGTGCACGTTGCCAAAGACGGCTCGGAATTGGCTCAGGCTCCGGCCCTCAAGCGCTACGTGAATCTGGCCCGCATGCTGGAACGCCTCGGTGAAATGAGCCAAAACCTCCGCACCGCCCTCGCAGACCGCGACGTGACCCGCGCCGAAGCGACGATTGGCATGGACGACGAAGTAGACGACCTGTACGAGCAGATTCAGCGCGAACTGGTCACCTACATGCTGGAAGACCCGCGCAACATTTCTAAGGCCCTGATGCTGATGCGCGTGGGCCGCAGCCTAGAGCGCGTGGGCGACCACATGGAAAACATCGCCGAGCGCGTGCGCTATTGGGTCACCGGGCAGCGGGAAGCATAA
- a CDS encoding sensor histidine kinase: MTPQARSEGDLPQGDPVQGAWLDALPQAVLLIESGSVTRVNAAAARLWGVPQDRAAGRPVLEIVRRHTLEALAERGGEMELEVSGRTLRCTATRDGVHSALIVEDVTDHRRREAELREATAVLSHEFRTPVAALRGVLEALEYDMPTDLAQNFVRQGLQETERLARLVEDLAVGFRPTRARTLPLAEAFARAERLLGTDLSARQATLTFGQDHLVRADPDKLLQVLLNLIENALKYGPNGQPIHVRTAERGTWVEVAVLDHGPAISDSENLFRAHTRGQGATGQGSGMGLYIVRSIVHGWGGQAWAEREGQQNAFCFTLPGVAGIG; the protein is encoded by the coding sequence ATGACCCCGCAAGCCCGGTCAGAAGGTGATCTGCCCCAAGGCGATCCCGTGCAGGGCGCTTGGCTGGACGCCCTGCCGCAAGCCGTGTTGCTGATCGAATCGGGCAGCGTGACCCGCGTGAACGCCGCCGCCGCCCGCTTGTGGGGCGTGCCGCAAGACCGCGCCGCCGGACGCCCGGTGCTGGAAATCGTGCGGCGGCATACGCTGGAAGCCCTCGCAGAGCGCGGCGGCGAAATGGAGCTGGAGGTCAGCGGGCGCACCCTGCGCTGCACCGCCACCCGCGACGGCGTTCACAGCGCCCTGATCGTGGAGGACGTGACCGACCACCGCCGCCGCGAGGCCGAATTGCGCGAGGCCACCGCGGTGCTTTCGCATGAATTCCGTACCCCGGTGGCTGCCCTGCGCGGTGTGCTGGAGGCGCTGGAATACGACATGCCCACCGACCTGGCCCAGAACTTTGTGCGGCAAGGGTTGCAGGAAACCGAGCGACTGGCCCGGCTGGTGGAAGACCTCGCGGTAGGCTTCCGCCCCACTCGCGCCCGCACTCTGCCGCTGGCCGAGGCCTTTGCCCGCGCCGAACGCCTGCTGGGCACCGATCTGAGTGCGCGGCAAGCCACCCTGACCTTTGGGCAAGACCATCTGGTGCGGGCCGACCCCGACAAACTGCTGCAAGTGCTGCTGAACCTGATCGAGAATGCCCTGAAATACGGCCCCAACGGGCAGCCCATTCATGTCCGCACTGCCGAGCGCGGCACGTGGGTCGAGGTGGCGGTGCTGGATCACGGCCCCGCCATCTCGGATTCCGAGAACCTGTTTCGCGCCCATACACGCGGGCAAGGGGCCACCGGGCAGGGCAGCGGCATGGGGCTGTATATCGTGAGGAGCATCGTGCATGGCTGGGGCGGGCAGGCGTGGGCCGAGCGCGAAGGCCAGCAGAACGCCTTTTGCTTTACTCTGCCGGGTGTAGCAGGCATCGGCTGA
- a CDS encoding winged helix-turn-helix domain-containing protein: MSHVVVIEDEGTVRDVLRFHLERAGLRVTAFESTRGTEEALAQADALVLDWMLPGESGLGFLRRLRGDPELRRLPVLMLTARAAEAERVEGLESGADDYLTKPFSAAELVARVRALLRRTLPDTPQTLTNGPLTVDISAAEARMGGKRLNLTRREFDLLAFLTQHAGRVYSRTELLDRVWGADFLGGERTVDQHVTQLRAHLGDDPTRPDFLETVRGKGYRMRPWTDAA; encoded by the coding sequence ATGAGCCACGTTGTTGTGATTGAAGATGAAGGCACGGTTCGGGATGTCCTGCGCTTTCATCTGGAGCGGGCGGGCCTGCGCGTCACGGCTTTTGAATCGACACGCGGCACCGAGGAAGCGCTGGCGCAGGCCGACGCGTTGGTGCTGGACTGGATGCTGCCGGGAGAAAGCGGGCTGGGCTTCCTGCGCCGCTTGAGAGGCGACCCCGAACTGCGCCGCCTGCCCGTGCTGATGCTCACCGCCCGCGCCGCCGAGGCCGAGCGGGTAGAAGGGCTGGAATCCGGAGCAGACGATTACCTGACCAAACCGTTCAGTGCCGCAGAATTGGTGGCGCGGGTGCGTGCCCTGCTGCGCCGCACCCTGCCCGATACGCCCCAGACGCTGACCAATGGCCCCCTGACCGTGGACATCAGCGCCGCCGAGGCCCGCATGGGCGGCAAACGCCTGAACCTCACCCGCCGCGAGTTCGATCTGCTGGCCTTTCTGACGCAGCACGCGGGCCGGGTCTACTCGCGCACCGAACTGCTAGACCGCGTGTGGGGGGCAGATTTCTTGGGCGGAGAGCGCACGGTGGATCAGCACGTGACGCAGCTGCGGGCACATTTGGGCGACGATCCTACCCGGCCTGACTTTCTGGAAACGGTGCGCGGCAAAGGCTACCGGATGCGGCCATGGACAGACGCCGCATGA
- a CDS encoding NAD(P)H-dependent oxidoreductase subunit E, whose protein sequence is MSGPLYFSTRGHLLVCQGQSCQTRGSALLHRALWNALERESLAYYKKGGSLRLTESGCLGACSYGPTLCAYRTKPEGGLEEGWYAATDLPQALSVARAIHAGEALPDGGKYGP, encoded by the coding sequence ATGTCTGGCCCCCTCTACTTTTCTACGCGCGGACACCTGTTGGTCTGTCAGGGCCAAAGCTGCCAAACGCGGGGTTCTGCGCTGCTGCACCGCGCCCTCTGGAACGCTCTGGAGCGCGAATCTTTGGCCTACTACAAAAAAGGTGGCAGCCTGCGCCTCACCGAAAGCGGCTGCCTCGGCGCGTGCAGCTACGGCCCGACGCTGTGCGCCTACCGCACCAAGCCGGAGGGCGGCCTAGAAGAAGGCTGGTACGCCGCCACCGATTTGCCGCAAGCCCTGAGTGTGGCCCGCGCCATACACGCCGGGGAAGCCTTACCGGACGGGGGGAAGTACGGGCCGTAA
- a CDS encoding EamA family transporter has product MPLRSLLLALLITFIWGVNFVVIKLSVTDAPPLLVAALRFALAALPAVFFIPRPVMRWQLLVGYGLAVGVVQFGLLYLAIQLGMSAGLASLLMQMQAFLTALLAAALLREKLGPNQVLGMALAFGGMGVIGLLADHQTSLIGFGLVLVAAGGWAVSNIFVRSAGNANMLSLVVWSALIPPLPLTLLAGVTSGWDAVGRTLTSSGPGFWLAVAFMGYFNTVLGFGIWNWLIQQHGASRVAPLSLLVPVFGMLSSALYFQETFPPLKVLGAALVFVGLIVHVFGGVWLGRWRAVQG; this is encoded by the coding sequence ATGCCGCTCCGAAGCCTGCTGTTGGCCCTGCTGATTACCTTCATCTGGGGCGTGAATTTTGTGGTGATCAAGCTCAGTGTCACGGACGCCCCGCCGTTGTTGGTGGCCGCGCTGCGCTTTGCGTTGGCCGCGCTGCCCGCCGTGTTCTTCATTCCGCGCCCAGTCATGCGCTGGCAACTGCTGGTGGGCTACGGCTTGGCGGTGGGCGTCGTGCAGTTTGGGCTGCTGTACCTCGCCATTCAGCTGGGCATGAGCGCGGGCCTCGCCAGCCTGCTGATGCAGATGCAGGCCTTCTTGACCGCGCTGCTGGCGGCGGCTTTGTTGCGAGAAAAACTGGGGCCAAATCAGGTGCTGGGCATGGCGCTGGCCTTTGGGGGCATGGGCGTCATAGGCCTGTTGGCCGATCATCAGACCAGCCTCATCGGCTTCGGGCTGGTGTTGGTTGCGGCGGGCGGGTGGGCCGTCAGTAACATCTTCGTGAGGTCGGCGGGCAATGCCAACATGCTGAGCCTCGTGGTCTGGTCGGCCCTGATTCCGCCCCTTCCCCTCACGCTGCTGGCGGGCGTCACCAGCGGTTGGGACGCGGTAGGCCGCACCCTCACCAGCAGCGGCCCCGGCTTTTGGCTGGCGGTGGCCTTCATGGGCTACTTCAATACCGTGTTGGGGTTCGGCATCTGGAACTGGCTGATTCAGCAGCATGGGGCCAGCCGGGTCGCGCCGCTGTCGTTGTTGGTGCCTGTGTTCGGCATGCTCAGCAGCGCCCTCTATTTTCAAGAAACCTTTCCGCCGCTCAAGGTATTGGGCGCGGCGTTGGTGTTCGTGGGCCTGATCGTGCATGTGTTCGGGGGCGTGTGGTTAGGGCGCTGGCGGGCGGTGCAGGGGTAA
- a CDS encoding ABC transporter ATP-binding protein yields MNHIPHIQAIQPHTLEAYALHVRAGTFAAVQDVSATFPAGVFTAVIGPNGAGKSTLLRALLGLSPPERGEVRLLGRKLADWPRSERARTLAYLAQGEALPETAQVRDVVALGRGAGAWRWGLIPARPWTDADESAVTDALTRTDTLRFEHRRVSELSGGERQRVSLARALASQPRFLLLDEPTNHLDLAYALDVIRYVRCEVAGGLGVVAVLHDLNLAARADALVLLHEGRVLAAGPPEEVLTPALLHTAYGIHAQIIRHDGRLVVLPQDGVQGV; encoded by the coding sequence GTGAACCACATCCCCCACATCCAAGCGATACAACCCCATACCCTTGAAGCCTACGCCCTCCACGTCCGGGCCGGAACCTTTGCCGCCGTGCAGGACGTGAGCGCTACCTTCCCGGCAGGTGTGTTCACCGCCGTCATCGGCCCCAACGGTGCGGGCAAAAGTACCCTGCTGCGGGCGCTGCTGGGCCTCAGTCCCCCCGAACGCGGCGAAGTGCGGCTGCTGGGGCGCAAGCTGGCCGACTGGCCCCGGTCTGAGCGGGCGCGGACGCTGGCCTATCTGGCGCAGGGCGAGGCCTTGCCCGAAACGGCGCAGGTGCGCGACGTGGTGGCGCTGGGCCGGGGCGCGGGCGCGTGGCGCTGGGGCCTGATCCCCGCCCGCCCGTGGACAGACGCCGACGAATCCGCCGTGACCGACGCGCTGACCCGCACCGATACCCTCCGGTTCGAACACCGCCGCGTGTCCGAATTGTCGGGCGGCGAACGGCAGCGGGTGTCGTTGGCACGGGCGCTGGCCTCGCAGCCCCGGTTTCTGCTGCTGGATGAACCCACCAACCACCTAGACCTCGCCTACGCGCTGGACGTGATCCGCTACGTGCGCTGCGAAGTGGCCGGGGGCTTAGGCGTGGTAGCCGTACTGCACGACCTGAATCTGGCCGCCCGCGCCGACGCTTTGGTGCTGCTGCATGAGGGCCGCGTGCTGGCGGCTGGCCCCCCCGAAGAGGTGCTGACGCCCGCGCTGCTGCACACGGCTTACGGCATTCACGCGCAGATCATCCGGCACGATGGGCGGTTGGTGGTGCTGCCGCAGGACGGAGTTCAAGGCGTCTAA
- a CDS encoding ABC transporter substrate-binding protein has product MKTVLIKTTLTAALALSASAAATTYPLTITDDLGRKVTLKAEPKRIISVLPSSSETLCAIGACDKLVGVDDYSDYPQQVTKLPKVGGLYNPNIEAIVALKPDLVLISQYGKLAEPLAQAGITVMAVNPETYDEVFSKTLVLGRLVNREAQAKALVLKMRQDIARIEILTKNVVKKPTAYYEIDPTPYSIGPNSFMGVLLTKAGARNIIPASMGDFPKVDPEFIVKANPQLILGVDAKTVAARPGWNTTAAVKTSRVLDLPAGLGTILSRPGPRLPEALRGLAKLVHPGLFK; this is encoded by the coding sequence ATGAAGACTGTACTGATCAAGACCACCCTGACCGCTGCTTTGGCCCTCTCCGCCTCGGCTGCGGCCACCACCTACCCCCTCACCATCACCGACGATCTGGGCCGCAAAGTGACCCTGAAGGCCGAGCCGAAACGGATTATCAGCGTGCTGCCCAGTTCCAGCGAAACGCTGTGTGCCATCGGCGCGTGCGACAAGTTGGTGGGCGTAGACGACTACAGCGATTACCCGCAGCAAGTGACCAAATTGCCCAAGGTGGGCGGCCTGTACAACCCCAACATAGAAGCCATCGTGGCCCTCAAGCCCGATCTGGTGCTGATCAGTCAGTACGGCAAGTTGGCCGAGCCACTGGCGCAGGCGGGGATTACGGTCATGGCCGTCAACCCCGAAACCTACGACGAAGTGTTCAGCAAAACGCTGGTGCTGGGCCGCTTGGTGAACCGGGAAGCGCAGGCCAAAGCGCTGGTGCTGAAGATGCGCCAAGACATCGCCCGGATCGAGATTCTGACCAAGAACGTGGTGAAGAAGCCCACCGCTTACTACGAGATAGACCCCACGCCGTATTCCATCGGCCCGAATTCGTTTATGGGCGTGCTGCTGACCAAAGCGGGCGCACGCAACATCATTCCGGCCAGCATGGGCGACTTTCCCAAAGTGGATCCCGAATTTATCGTGAAGGCCAACCCCCAACTGATCTTGGGTGTAGATGCCAAAACGGTGGCCGCCCGCCCCGGCTGGAATACCACAGCAGCAGTCAAAACAAGCCGCGTGCTGGACTTGCCCGCCGGACTGGGCACCATCTTGTCTCGCCCCGGCCCCCGCTTGCCGGAAGCGTTGCGCGGGCTGGCGAAGCTGGTGCATCCGGGCTTGTTCAAGTAG
- a CDS encoding FecCD family ABC transporter permease — MHDPHSTTLPPRRLLPRTLALLAVLLASIVLAVGLGSVFIPPAEVLGALWRGVLSLGSGAELSGNDIIVWQIRLPRVVMGLVVGACLSVCGAAFQGVFRNPLADPYLLGVASGGALGATVGIVAGWPRSSIPLSALAFALAAVGTTLALSREGRRFPPTRLILAGVVVGSVLSAFTTFLILRGEDRARQVLAYTLGDLGFSGWRDVLTILPYAVIGCGVLMALARALDTLQLGDLTARSLGVPVERLRLLVVIAASAATAAAVAYVGIIGFVGLVVPHLVRLVWGAGHRVLLPVSALAGAALLVLADLLSRTTILSQVGVVTTLLGGPFFLWLLARGRSD, encoded by the coding sequence ATCCACGATCCACACTCCACCACACTCCCGCCCCGCCGCTTGCTGCCCCGCACGTTGGCGCTGCTGGCCGTGCTGCTGGCCTCTATCGTGCTGGCGGTGGGCCTCGGCAGCGTCTTTATTCCGCCTGCCGAGGTGCTGGGGGCGCTGTGGCGCGGGGTGCTGAGCCTCGGCAGCGGGGCCGAACTCAGCGGCAACGACATCATCGTGTGGCAGATTCGGCTGCCCCGCGTGGTCATGGGTCTTGTGGTTGGGGCTTGCCTGTCGGTGTGCGGGGCGGCGTTTCAGGGCGTGTTCCGCAATCCGCTGGCCGATCCTTATTTGCTGGGCGTGGCGAGTGGCGGGGCGCTGGGGGCCACCGTGGGCATCGTGGCAGGCTGGCCCCGCTCCAGCATTCCGCTGTCGGCGCTGGCTTTTGCGTTGGCGGCGGTGGGCACTACATTGGCCCTCTCGCGGGAGGGGCGGCGCTTTCCGCCCACGCGCCTCATTCTGGCGGGTGTGGTGGTGGGCAGCGTCCTCAGCGCGTTTACCACCTTTCTGATCCTGCGCGGAGAAGACCGGGCGCGGCAAGTACTGGCCTACACGCTGGGCGACCTCGGCTTCAGCGGCTGGCGCGACGTGCTGACCATCTTGCCCTACGCGGTCATCGGCTGCGGCGTGCTGATGGCGCTGGCCCGTGCGCTAGACACGTTGCAACTGGGCGACCTGACCGCCCGCAGCCTCGGCGTGCCTGTGGAGCGCCTGCGTCTGCTGGTGGTCATCGCGGCCAGCGCGGCGACGGCAGCGGCGGTGGCCTATGTGGGCATCATCGGCTTCGTGGGTTTGGTGGTGCCTCATCTGGTGCGGCTGGTGTGGGGTGCGGGCCACCGTGTGCTGTTGCCCGTCAGCGCACTGGCGGGCGCGGCGTTGCTGGTGCTGGCCGATCTGCTGTCGCGCACGACCATTCTCAGTCAGGTGGGGGTGGTCACGACGTTGCTGGGCGGGCCGTTTTTTCTGTGGCTGCTGGCGCGTGGGCGGAGTGACTGA
- the lpdA gene encoding dihydrolipoyl dehydrogenase — MDTFDVMVIGGGPAGYVAAIRAAQLGFRTACVDEFTRDGKGSLGGTCLNVGCIPSKAMLDSSERFEMIQHDAADHGIEVDGARVNLSKMLGRKAGVVDKLTGGVAYLFKKNKITSFHGLGQLVRQEGDGWIVNAAGTEVQAKHVIVATGSSPRALPLAPFGGHIVENSGALEFAEVPAKLGVIGAGVIGVELGSVWRRLGAQVTILEALPGFLMAADDAVSKEALKQFQKQGLDFHFSVNITDVQQDSAGVTVTYTEKDQTVTAQFDKLIVSIGRVPHTAGLGADAVGLALDERGFVKVDSHYRTNLAGVYAIGDVIGGAMLAHKAEEEGVALAEMLAGQAGHVNYDVIPWVIYTSPEIAWAGLTEKQAKEKGHTVKTGQFPFSANGRALGHGDPRGFVKVVADAETDRLLGVHMVGPNVSELIGETVAIMEFGGSSEDLARTVHAHPTLSEVVKEAALAVSKRALHM, encoded by the coding sequence ATGGATACTTTTGACGTGATGGTCATCGGCGGCGGCCCAGCAGGATATGTGGCCGCGATTCGCGCCGCGCAATTGGGCTTTCGTACCGCCTGCGTGGATGAATTTACACGCGACGGCAAGGGCAGTTTGGGCGGCACCTGCCTGAACGTGGGCTGCATTCCCAGCAAAGCCATGCTGGATTCCTCCGAACGATTCGAGATGATTCAGCACGACGCCGCCGATCACGGGATCGAAGTGGACGGCGCACGGGTGAACCTTTCCAAGATGCTGGGCCGCAAGGCAGGCGTCGTAGACAAACTGACGGGCGGCGTGGCCTACCTGTTCAAGAAGAACAAAATCACCTCCTTTCACGGGCTGGGCCAACTGGTGCGGCAAGAGGGCGACGGCTGGATCGTGAACGCCGCCGGAACCGAAGTGCAGGCCAAACACGTGATCGTAGCGACGGGCAGCAGCCCCCGCGCCTTACCGCTGGCCCCGTTTGGCGGCCATATCGTGGAAAACAGCGGGGCACTGGAATTTGCGGAAGTTCCGGCCAAGCTCGGCGTGATCGGCGCGGGCGTGATCGGCGTGGAACTGGGCAGCGTGTGGCGTCGTTTGGGGGCGCAAGTCACCATTCTGGAAGCCCTGCCCGGATTCCTGATGGCCGCCGACGACGCCGTGAGCAAAGAGGCGCTGAAGCAGTTTCAGAAGCAGGGGCTGGACTTCCATTTCAGCGTGAATATCACGGACGTGCAGCAAGACAGCGCGGGCGTGACCGTGACCTACACCGAAAAAGACCAGACCGTAACCGCGCAGTTCGACAAACTGATCGTCAGCATTGGCCGCGTGCCGCACACTGCCGGACTCGGAGCCGACGCGGTGGGCCTCGCGCTGGATGAACGCGGTTTCGTGAAGGTAGACAGCCACTACCGCACCAACTTGGCGGGCGTGTACGCCATCGGGGACGTGATCGGCGGCGCGATGCTGGCGCACAAGGCCGAAGAAGAGGGCGTGGCCTTGGCCGAAATGCTGGCCGGACAGGCCGGACACGTGAATTACGACGTGATTCCGTGGGTGATCTATACCAGCCCCGAAATCGCGTGGGCAGGCCTGACCGAAAAGCAGGCCAAAGAGAAGGGCCACACGGTCAAGACCGGCCAGTTCCCCTTCAGTGCCAACGGACGCGCCCTCGGACACGGCGACCCTCGCGGCTTCGTGAAAGTGGTGGCCGACGCCGAGACAGACCGCCTGCTCGGGGTGCATATGGTTGGCCCCAACGTCAGCGAACTGATCGGAGAAACGGTCGCCATCATGGAATTCGGCGGCAGCAGTGAAGATTTGGCCCGCACGGTGCATGCCCACCCGACCCTCTCGGAAGTGGTGAAGGAAGCCGCTCTGGCCGTCAGCAAACGCGCCCTGCACATGTAA
- a CDS encoding glucose-1-phosphate thymidylyltransferase, translated as MKAIIPAAGLGTRLRPLTFTRPKPVLPVAGAPIIVHALHTLQAAGITEVSIIVSDATRAEIGHALVDLTEMQITMIDQREQLGLGHAVLTAREWVGDSDFCVYLGDNLFEHGAKPFTEAFAQSRPAALIALVQVADPTAFGVAELDGDNQIKRLVEKPKVPPSNLAVAGLYCFTPEIFEVLDGMPPSARGEYEITDAIQGLIERGRRVVGQRVEGWWKDTGRPADLLDANRLLLERIESDVQGEVTESRLTGRVIVPASSKVVRSKIVGPVLLGENVLIEDAYIGPFTSIGSGTVVRMAEVEHSVIDAQARIEHLNTRLQDCLIGVKAEVRGGRTLPRTHKLTISDASLVELA; from the coding sequence GTGAAAGCCATTATTCCCGCCGCCGGACTGGGCACGCGCCTTCGTCCGCTGACCTTTACGCGCCCCAAACCCGTGCTGCCTGTGGCGGGTGCGCCGATCATCGTTCACGCGCTGCACACGCTTCAGGCGGCGGGCATTACGGAAGTCAGCATCATCGTTTCGGATGCGACCCGCGCCGAGATTGGGCATGCACTGGTGGATTTGACCGAGATGCAGATCACCATGATTGACCAGCGTGAACAGTTGGGGCTGGGCCACGCGGTGCTGACGGCACGGGAGTGGGTAGGTGACAGCGATTTTTGCGTGTATTTGGGCGACAACCTGTTCGAGCACGGCGCGAAACCATTTACCGAGGCCTTTGCCCAGAGCCGTCCTGCGGCCCTCATTGCGCTGGTGCAGGTGGCCGACCCCACCGCGTTTGGCGTGGCCGAACTGGACGGCGACAACCAGATCAAGCGTCTGGTGGAAAAACCCAAAGTGCCGCCCAGCAACCTCGCGGTGGCGGGCCTGTACTGCTTCACCCCCGAAATCTTTGAGGTTCTGGACGGCATGCCGCCTTCTGCACGCGGCGAATACGAAATCACGGACGCCATTCAGGGCCTGATCGAGCGTGGACGGCGCGTGGTAGGCCAGCGCGTGGAAGGCTGGTGGAAAGACACGGGCCGCCCCGCCGACCTGTTGGACGCCAACCGCCTGCTGCTGGAGCGCATCGAATCCGACGTACAGGGCGAGGTCACCGAATCCCGCTTGACAGGCCGCGTGATTGTTCCGGCTTCCTCAAAAGTGGTACGGAGCAAAATCGTGGGGCCAGTCCTCTTGGGCGAAAACGTATTGATCGAAGACGCCTATATCGGGCCGTTTACCAGCATCGGCAGCGGCACAGTGGTCAGGATGGCGGAAGTGGAACACAGCGTCATAGACGCGCAGGCCCGCATCGAGCATCTGAATACGCGCCTGCAAGACTGCCTGATCGGGGTAAAGGCCGAGGTACGCGGCGGGCGCACATTGCCGCGCACGCACAAGCTGACCATTTCGGACGCGAGCTTGGTGGAGTTGGCGTAA
- a CDS encoding peroxiredoxin, producing the protein MTEFHQLPIDLPVPVDDGACDHLTGLTFPAVSLHATAGRDVDLSALAGRTVLYIYPRTGTPGVPSPQDWDSIPGARGCTPQSCAFRDHHAELQALGARVFGLSTQTTPQQAEAAARLHLPFPLLSDMAGELGRALRLPTFEVEGQHLLRRVTLIVKDGLIEKVFYPVFPPDQNAANMMGWLRQQPA; encoded by the coding sequence ATGACCGAATTTCATCAGTTGCCTATAGACCTGCCTGTGCCTGTAGATGATGGGGCCTGTGACCATCTCACGGGCCTCACGTTTCCAGCGGTGTCTCTGCATGCCACCGCTGGCCGCGACGTAGATCTCTCGGCGCTGGCTGGACGCACCGTGCTGTACATCTATCCGCGCACTGGCACGCCGGGAGTGCCCTCGCCCCAAGATTGGGACAGCATTCCGGGGGCGAGGGGCTGCACGCCGCAATCCTGCGCCTTCCGCGATCATCACGCCGAGCTGCAAGCCCTTGGCGCACGGGTGTTCGGCCTCAGCACCCAAACCACGCCGCAGCAAGCCGAGGCCGCCGCCCGCCTGCACCTGCCTTTTCCCCTGCTCTCCGATATGGCGGGCGAACTGGGGCGGGCGCTGAGGCTGCCTACTTTTGAGGTGGAAGGGCAACACCTGTTGCGGCGCGTGACATTGATCGTCAAAGACGGGCTGATCGAGAAGGTCTTTTACCCAGTCTTTCCGCCCGACCAGAATGCTGCCAACATGATGGGCTGGCTCCGGCAGCAGCCAGCCTAA